A genomic stretch from Chitinophaga agri includes:
- a CDS encoding fatty acid desaturase, translating to MSNKPTDFTWSNEPNPHHIRVRQILKEHPDVKELIGKNPYTIYVIIGLVAAQVGLSYWLRDASWWLIILVAYGVGAFISHALWVMIHETSHGLIFKGKVPNLLAGIIANLPHIFASSVSFQRYHLKHHAHQGEHDLDADLPDFWEAKLVSNNPFNKMLWFLFFPVFQITRTARLNISLFDRWVAINWVIQLAFDVAIVAFFGPKALIYMLISFCLSVGLHPLGARWIQEHYLTLDPIQETYSYYGPLNTVAFNVGFHNEHHDFPSIPWNKLPQIKRKAPAFYDSLLSHQSWTKLFFTFIFDPKLSLYSRVLRKEKVKIAKENEAAIA from the coding sequence ATGAGTAATAAACCGACAGACTTCACGTGGAGTAATGAGCCGAATCCGCATCACATACGTGTTAGACAGATTCTGAAAGAACATCCTGACGTAAAAGAACTTATAGGGAAAAACCCCTATACAATATATGTGATCATTGGACTGGTGGCAGCTCAGGTGGGCCTTTCATACTGGCTGCGTGACGCTTCCTGGTGGCTGATCATCCTCGTAGCATATGGTGTGGGTGCCTTCATCAGCCACGCGTTGTGGGTGATGATCCATGAAACCAGCCATGGTCTTATCTTCAAAGGTAAAGTACCAAACTTACTGGCAGGCATCATCGCCAACCTTCCGCATATCTTTGCCAGCTCTGTATCTTTTCAGCGTTATCACCTGAAGCACCATGCGCATCAGGGAGAGCATGATCTGGATGCTGATCTGCCTGACTTCTGGGAAGCGAAACTGGTAAGTAACAACCCTTTCAATAAAATGCTCTGGTTCCTGTTTTTCCCGGTGTTCCAGATCACCCGTACAGCGAGACTCAATATCTCCCTGTTTGACCGTTGGGTAGCCATTAACTGGGTGATCCAGCTGGCATTTGACGTGGCAATCGTTGCTTTCTTCGGACCGAAAGCCCTGATCTATATGCTGATCAGCTTCTGTCTTTCTGTAGGTCTGCACCCACTGGGCGCACGCTGGATCCAGGAGCACTACCTGACCCTGGACCCTATACAGGAAACATACAGCTATTATGGTCCATTGAATACAGTAGCGTTCAACGTGGGCTTCCACAATGAGCACCACGACTTCCCTTCCATTCCATGGAACAAGCTACCGCAGATCAAACGTAAAGCACCTGCTTTCTACGACTCCCTGCTGTCACATCAGTCCTGGACGAAGCTCTTCTTTACCTTCATTTTCGATCCTAAACTGTCTCTCTACTCACGTGTACTGAGAAAGGAAAAGGTGAAAATTGCGAAAGAAAACGAGGCTGCAATAGCATAA
- a CDS encoding Ig-like domain-containing protein has protein sequence MSDTFTKCINRLLLVLFFIVSGVTGYAQYNKSALETGYYYTGIARNQNGDLFAVRSNASGKYDVVKYAGGAGAGNIIYQNIDVDPPTAPYGIAVNSGGDVFVTSMNSAVTGWEVVKLTYPSYAPTKILGNNGKYITGLAIDNNDDLLTLEYEGGRYTVRRYPHGNENSAGTTVYATGVPLGAPPYPSAIAVDSRNNIYFADFPAEARGIIKVKAPFYTTDSIIANGRAFSGLAIDNFDRIYATEIVSSTASSIIRWNDSSFTTATSVYTNLHNSPGSYPGGVQPMASGKIFATDGVDQEIVQLTPQTTQIMQVKGLTANPTAANSLSFEVVYSAAPSGIGVGSFSLTTTGVTGASISSIAPTAEANKYNVYVATGNNSGTIRLNANATGITPTVTNAPMSSATYTIDKDAPSGSFTINGGAGYTNNPNIVLALTASDVTTSVNRMSFSIDGGSYTTNETFATSKNLTIPATSASHTVDVRFIDEAGNALQVSRNIVYDDVPPATPVITANPAALTTSGNATFTFTGESGATFEALLDGGAYAAATSPRTYTGLADGSHTFSVRAVDQAGNLSTTPATYTWTVDATAPAVSSVSVPANGYYRAGMDMDFKVKFSEVVNVTNAAGNPYINIIIGLTTVQVPYISGTGTDELTFRYTVQAGENDADGIAVQPDLRLNSGAIRDAAGNGYAGVQTMPLAGVASTTAVRVNTSIPSVTLSSAANAILNAPFSITVTFSEAVTGLVAADFTLTNATAGAPATSDNITYTILVTPTAQGAVSVSLPAGTVVNIGGNPNTASNTINRTFDNIAPTVTSVDVPANGYYNAGKNLDFTVNFSEDVVVTGTPRIVLVVGSTSIAADYIGMSGTNGLIFRYTVQSGQQDMDGIQVTGFTPNASTIRDAAGNNANTALNNVANTTQVRVNTTSPTVTLSAPLTLTNAPFTVTAAFSEAVTGLNASDFAVTNGTADNLQTSDNITYTVTITPAANGAVTVQLPAAAAVNIGDNPTQASNTVSVTADFTAPVVTSVGITPNGFYNEGQTLDFTVTFSEVVNVTTAGGTPYMAVNLTSGVQPAVYSAGSGTNTLTFTYTVVAGDMDMDGITLGAGISLGGGGTITDAAGNNANLVLNGVGNSSGVFVNTSHPTVTISAAAPSLVNAPFTVNITFSEAVTGLTATDFSIAGATISNIQTTNNITYTALVTPGADGNYNLSLPANAVVNIGDNGNQASNTYTFTYDATAPVVTGVAVPVNGYYKAGQTLDFIVRFDDDIIINTTGGNPTLSLTIGTATVNATYTGANGTDGLNFSYTVADGDQDMDGITVGTLALNGATIKDVATNDANLTLNNVGNTSAVRVNTTHPTVALSTNAVSPTNAAYTATVTFSEAVTGFVSGDITVSNATLGAVSTTDNITYTVLVTPTADGAVSLTVPADAAVNIGDNGNSASNTLTLTYDVTAPVVTSVTVPADGYYKATQQLNFIVNFNENITVNTTGGNPTLSLTIGAATVNATYMGTSGTNGITFSYIVQNGQEDMDGITVGTLALNGATIQDAATNDVNLTLNSVGNTANVKVNTTNTTAILSTPATLVNGAFTVTATFGEAVTGLVAGDFVTTNGNVTNLQTADNITYTVTVTPTTDGAATTVNLPASAAVNVGGNPSQASNTLTVNYDATAPVVTTVGVPANGYYKAGDVLTFTVNFSENITVTGTPSLGVTIGTATVAATYTGGTGTNALTYAYTVVNGDQDMNGIEVGTLSLNGGTMKDAAGNNANGTLNSVGATTGVFVNTTHPTVTLSTTAPSLVNAPFTATITFSEAVTGFAAGDITVANATLSAINTTDNITYTVLVTPTADGVVSLNVSADVAVNIGNNGNSASNTLNRTFDGTAPVVTSVSVPLPRYYHAGQALNFTVHYDSDISVNTAGGVPTISLEIGSVMVNATYTGMDGTNGLNFTYTVVNGDEDMNGIIVGTMALNGATIRDAATNDANLILFNTANTSGVRVNTTHPTVAISTTAPALVNVPFNMTVTFSEAVTGFTGADITATNATVGTPATTDNITYTVLVTPTADGAVSLNVPANVAVNIGDNGNSASNTLNLTYDATGPVVTSVTVPADGYYNEGNTLNFSVTFNEDIAVNIPAGNDPTLSIIIGTATVNATYTGKTAANALGFSYTVVDGDQDMDGITIGTLTLNGSTVQDAVNNNANLTLNNVGNTTNVKVSTANPTVTLSTTATLVNAPFTVTAVFSEPVTILTASDFAATNGTVSNVSSTDNITYTATITPTADGAVTVQIPANGVVNTGGNPNLASNTVTVTNDVTAPVVTAVTVPANGYYKAGDVLNFTVNFSENITAATTGGTPYLTVTLSTGTVRAGYTGTAANAVTFSYIVRPGDMDLDGITVGTITLNGGTFQDVATNDADVTLHNIGNTTGVLVHTASPSVQLSTTAASRVNAPFTVTVTFNEAVTGLAIADFTVTNGTAGSLQTADNITYTVVVTPAVDGAVTIQLPTGTVVNVVGNVNTASNILSLTYDVTAPVVTTGLAFETLERSAVGATVGTVTATEVAGTLQNWTIATDDSNGAFAIDANGNITVKDQAKLNAKANSTVTLTVTVSDGLNTSVATPVTVKVLPVNLAPSLDPISDETVCPSDDIHTINLNGASAGEAAQTFSFRISTDKPANFDQLSVSSTSGQVTYQLKPTATGTATVTVTIQDNGGTANGGVDTLRRSFTITVATLGQVDITSDKGNSISKGDVVNLTATGGTIFKWDNATGIISGQNSAVLVVRPMENTTYRVTVSNAAGCSNTAEFTLNVVEDFKVEATNLLTPNGDGVNDKWVIRNLDSYPDNELKIYDRAGRLVYTRRNYANEWDGTLNGSPLGEGTYYYILTIQGGAKTAKGYITIIRDRR, from the coding sequence ATGAGTGACACATTTACAAAATGTATCAACAGGCTACTGTTGGTACTATTCTTCATTGTATCCGGTGTCACGGGTTACGCGCAATATAACAAAAGCGCACTCGAAACCGGATACTACTACACAGGGATCGCCCGCAATCAAAATGGCGACCTTTTCGCGGTGCGAAGTAACGCATCGGGGAAATATGATGTAGTAAAATATGCTGGCGGTGCTGGCGCCGGTAACATCATCTATCAGAACATAGATGTTGATCCGCCGACAGCCCCATATGGCATCGCCGTCAATTCAGGTGGTGACGTATTTGTTACCAGTATGAATAGTGCGGTAACAGGCTGGGAAGTAGTCAAACTGACATATCCCTCCTATGCTCCTACCAAAATATTAGGCAACAATGGCAAATATATCACAGGGTTAGCCATCGATAATAACGATGACCTCCTCACCCTGGAATACGAAGGCGGCAGGTATACAGTAAGACGGTACCCCCACGGAAATGAAAACTCCGCGGGTACAACCGTGTATGCTACAGGTGTTCCTCTTGGAGCGCCGCCCTATCCGTCAGCGATCGCTGTAGACTCCCGTAATAACATCTACTTCGCCGACTTCCCCGCCGAAGCTCGTGGTATCATTAAAGTGAAGGCTCCCTTTTACACAACTGATAGCATCATAGCTAATGGCCGTGCCTTCTCAGGACTGGCAATAGATAACTTTGATCGTATCTATGCTACCGAGATCGTTTCTTCTACTGCAAGTTCCATCATAAGGTGGAACGATTCAAGCTTTACAACCGCTACGTCTGTTTACACCAATCTGCATAATTCCCCCGGGTCCTATCCCGGCGGCGTACAGCCGATGGCGAGTGGTAAGATCTTCGCTACTGATGGTGTAGACCAGGAAATCGTACAGCTAACACCTCAGACCACGCAGATCATGCAGGTCAAAGGCCTGACGGCGAATCCGACTGCAGCTAATAGCCTCAGCTTCGAGGTGGTGTATAGTGCTGCTCCTTCCGGCATAGGCGTCGGCTCATTCTCCCTGACCACTACCGGCGTTACAGGTGCCAGCATCAGCAGCATCGCACCGACTGCGGAGGCTAACAAGTACAATGTATATGTGGCTACCGGCAATAATTCCGGCACAATACGACTCAACGCCAATGCAACTGGTATCACTCCTACAGTTACAAATGCTCCAATGAGCAGTGCAACTTACACCATTGACAAGGACGCACCTTCCGGTAGTTTCACTATCAATGGCGGAGCAGGATATACGAATAATCCAAATATAGTACTGGCACTGACGGCAAGTGATGTAACTACATCAGTTAACAGAATGTCGTTCTCCATTGATGGTGGATCCTATACTACCAATGAGACTTTCGCCACAAGCAAGAACCTTACAATACCTGCTACAAGCGCTTCGCATACAGTAGATGTAAGGTTCATTGATGAAGCAGGCAATGCATTACAGGTAAGCCGGAACATTGTCTATGATGACGTGCCTCCTGCGACTCCTGTCATCACAGCTAATCCTGCGGCATTGACCACTTCAGGCAATGCTACATTTACTTTCACAGGCGAATCAGGCGCAACTTTTGAGGCGTTACTGGACGGTGGCGCTTATGCAGCAGCTACAAGCCCTAGAACCTATACAGGTCTGGCAGATGGCAGTCACACTTTCTCAGTGAGAGCAGTCGATCAGGCAGGTAACCTGTCTACCACTCCAGCCACCTATACGTGGACAGTAGATGCTACCGCACCGGCTGTTAGCAGTGTAAGTGTTCCTGCGAACGGTTACTACCGTGCTGGTATGGACATGGACTTCAAAGTGAAGTTCAGTGAAGTAGTGAATGTCACCAATGCAGCAGGTAATCCTTATATCAACATCATCATTGGACTGACCACCGTACAGGTACCCTATATAAGCGGTACGGGTACAGATGAACTGACGTTCAGATATACCGTACAGGCAGGAGAAAATGATGCAGATGGTATTGCGGTACAACCTGACCTGCGCCTGAACAGCGGCGCTATCAGAGATGCGGCAGGTAATGGCTACGCTGGTGTGCAGACTATGCCACTGGCCGGTGTAGCGTCTACTACAGCGGTACGGGTAAATACTTCTATCCCGTCAGTAACGCTGAGCAGTGCTGCTAATGCAATACTCAATGCACCGTTCTCCATTACTGTTACGTTCAGCGAGGCAGTAACTGGTCTTGTAGCTGCTGACTTCACCCTGACCAATGCAACGGCAGGTGCTCCTGCCACTTCCGACAATATCACCTATACCATACTGGTTACGCCAACGGCACAGGGTGCGGTAAGTGTTAGCCTGCCAGCTGGTACTGTTGTGAATATCGGTGGTAATCCGAATACGGCATCTAATACGATCAACCGTACATTCGACAATATTGCTCCAACTGTAACATCTGTAGATGTACCAGCAAATGGGTACTACAATGCAGGTAAAAACCTGGATTTCACTGTTAATTTCAGCGAAGACGTTGTAGTGACCGGCACACCACGTATCGTACTGGTTGTTGGATCAACATCTATTGCTGCCGACTACATTGGTATGAGCGGCACAAATGGCCTGATCTTCCGTTATACGGTACAGAGCGGCCAGCAGGATATGGACGGTATCCAGGTGACCGGCTTTACACCAAATGCATCAACAATCAGAGATGCAGCAGGTAACAACGCCAACACAGCCCTGAATAATGTAGCTAATACTACACAGGTAAGAGTAAACACGACCAGCCCAACGGTTACACTGTCTGCTCCGCTTACACTCACGAATGCTCCATTCACCGTAACGGCTGCATTCAGTGAAGCGGTGACTGGCCTGAATGCAAGCGACTTCGCTGTTACAAATGGTACCGCGGATAACCTGCAGACAAGCGACAATATCACCTATACAGTAACCATCACTCCTGCTGCGAATGGTGCCGTTACAGTACAATTACCTGCGGCTGCGGCTGTCAACATCGGTGACAACCCTACCCAGGCTTCCAATACCGTAAGTGTTACTGCTGACTTTACTGCTCCGGTAGTAACATCCGTAGGTATTACTCCTAATGGTTTCTATAACGAAGGACAAACACTCGACTTCACTGTTACTTTCAGCGAGGTGGTGAACGTAACTACTGCAGGTGGTACACCATATATGGCTGTAAACTTAACCAGTGGCGTTCAACCAGCTGTTTACAGTGCAGGTTCAGGTACTAACACCCTGACCTTCACTTACACAGTAGTAGCAGGCGACATGGATATGGACGGCATCACACTTGGTGCGGGCATATCTCTTGGTGGTGGCGGTACAATTACTGACGCTGCCGGCAACAATGCGAACCTGGTACTGAATGGTGTTGGTAATTCCAGCGGTGTGTTTGTGAATACAAGCCATCCAACGGTGACTATCAGCGCTGCAGCGCCTTCATTGGTAAACGCTCCGTTTACGGTAAACATCACTTTCAGTGAAGCTGTAACAGGTTTAACAGCTACCGATTTCAGCATCGCAGGTGCCACGATCAGTAACATACAGACGACAAATAACATCACCTATACCGCGCTGGTTACACCAGGTGCCGACGGTAACTATAACCTGAGTCTGCCGGCTAACGCAGTAGTCAATATTGGCGATAACGGTAACCAGGCGTCTAACACCTACACCTTCACATACGATGCAACTGCACCTGTTGTAACAGGGGTAGCTGTTCCTGTGAATGGTTATTATAAAGCAGGTCAGACACTTGACTTCATCGTAAGATTTGATGATGATATCATCATCAATACGACCGGTGGTAATCCAACCCTGTCACTGACTATCGGCACTGCTACAGTAAATGCTACCTATACAGGCGCAAACGGTACAGATGGTCTGAACTTCAGCTACACCGTAGCAGATGGCGACCAGGACATGGACGGCATCACAGTAGGTACGCTGGCCCTCAATGGTGCAACCATTAAAGACGTAGCTACCAACGATGCGAACCTGACACTTAACAACGTGGGTAACACTTCGGCTGTAAGAGTGAACACCACGCATCCGACAGTAGCACTCTCTACGAATGCAGTTTCACCAACTAATGCCGCCTATACTGCGACTGTCACCTTCAGCGAAGCTGTTACAGGTTTCGTAAGTGGCGATATCACAGTAAGCAATGCAACATTAGGTGCAGTTAGCACTACAGACAACATTACCTACACCGTACTGGTAACACCGACTGCGGATGGCGCGGTAAGTCTGACTGTTCCTGCTGATGCAGCTGTTAACATCGGCGATAACGGCAACTCCGCATCTAATACCCTGACCCTGACTTACGATGTTACAGCTCCGGTTGTAACTTCCGTGACTGTTCCGGCAGATGGCTATTATAAAGCGACACAACAGCTGAATTTCATTGTAAACTTCAATGAGAACATCACTGTTAACACAACAGGTGGTAACCCAACCCTGTCACTGACTATCGGTGCGGCTACCGTGAATGCTACCTACATGGGTACTTCCGGTACAAACGGCATCACATTCAGCTACATCGTACAGAATGGTCAGGAAGATATGGATGGCATCACAGTAGGTACACTGGCACTGAATGGCGCGACCATTCAAGATGCGGCTACCAACGACGTGAACCTGACACTCAATAGCGTAGGCAACACTGCCAACGTAAAAGTGAATACGACGAATACAACTGCTATACTGAGCACACCAGCTACACTGGTAAATGGTGCATTTACTGTAACCGCTACCTTCGGCGAAGCAGTGACAGGTCTGGTGGCTGGCGACTTTGTCACTACAAATGGCAATGTTACCAACCTGCAAACAGCAGATAACATCACCTACACCGTTACTGTAACTCCAACTACAGACGGTGCTGCCACTACAGTAAACCTGCCGGCATCTGCTGCAGTGAATGTGGGTGGTAATCCATCACAGGCGTCCAATACACTGACTGTCAATTACGATGCAACTGCACCAGTAGTAACAACAGTAGGTGTTCCTGCAAATGGATATTACAAAGCAGGCGATGTGCTGACCTTCACTGTTAACTTCAGTGAAAACATCACCGTAACCGGTACCCCTTCACTGGGTGTGACCATCGGTACTGCCACTGTTGCCGCTACCTATACAGGTGGTACTGGTACAAACGCGCTGACCTACGCATACACAGTAGTGAACGGCGACCAGGACATGAACGGTATCGAAGTAGGTACACTGTCTCTGAACGGTGGTACGATGAAAGATGCTGCTGGCAACAATGCGAACGGGACTCTCAATAGCGTTGGTGCTACTACCGGCGTATTTGTGAACACAACGCATCCGACAGTAACCCTGTCAACCACTGCTCCTTCACTGGTGAACGCACCGTTCACAGCGACGATCACTTTCAGCGAAGCTGTAACAGGTTTCGCAGCGGGTGATATCACAGTGGCTAATGCTACACTGAGTGCAATAAATACTACAGACAACATCACCTACACCGTGCTGGTTACACCAACTGCGGATGGTGTGGTTAGTCTGAATGTGTCTGCTGACGTAGCCGTTAACATCGGAAACAACGGCAACTCCGCTTCCAATACCCTGAACCGAACCTTCGATGGTACTGCTCCGGTAGTAACATCAGTGAGTGTGCCTTTACCTCGCTATTATCATGCTGGCCAGGCGCTGAACTTCACCGTTCATTACGACAGTGATATCAGTGTCAACACCGCAGGTGGCGTTCCAACCATTTCGCTTGAAATCGGGTCCGTTATGGTAAACGCTACCTACACTGGTATGGACGGTACAAACGGGCTGAACTTCACCTACACGGTAGTGAATGGTGACGAAGACATGAACGGTATCATAGTAGGTACGATGGCGCTGAATGGAGCTACCATTAGAGATGCGGCCACCAACGATGCGAACCTGATACTGTTTAATACTGCCAACACTTCGGGCGTCCGGGTAAACACCACACATCCGACGGTAGCTATTTCTACTACTGCTCCGGCATTGGTGAACGTTCCGTTTAATATGACTGTCACATTCAGCGAGGCTGTTACTGGCTTTACTGGCGCTGACATCACTGCCACCAATGCAACTGTCGGCACGCCGGCTACTACAGACAACATCACCTACACCGTACTGGTTACGCCAACTGCGGATGGTGCGGTTAGCCTGAATGTGCCTGCTAACGTCGCTGTGAACATTGGAGACAACGGTAACTCCGCTTCCAATACCCTGAACCTGACGTACGATGCGACCGGTCCGGTAGTCACTTCCGTAACAGTTCCGGCAGATGGTTACTACAACGAGGGTAACACACTGAACTTCTCTGTTACATTCAACGAGGACATCGCAGTAAACATTCCTGCAGGTAATGATCCAACACTGTCTATCATCATCGGTACAGCCACTGTCAATGCTACCTACACAGGTAAAACAGCTGCAAACGCGCTGGGCTTCAGCTACACTGTAGTAGATGGTGACCAGGATATGGACGGTATCACTATCGGTACCCTGACACTGAATGGTTCAACCGTTCAGGATGCAGTTAATAACAATGCGAACCTGACACTTAACAACGTAGGTAACACTACAAATGTTAAAGTAAGCACTGCCAATCCTACTGTGACGCTGTCCACAACAGCCACACTGGTGAACGCTCCGTTCACGGTAACAGCTGTATTCAGCGAACCAGTAACGATCCTGACAGCAAGCGACTTTGCCGCTACAAACGGTACAGTATCTAACGTGTCAAGTACTGACAACATCACTTACACCGCCACTATAACACCAACTGCCGATGGCGCTGTCACCGTACAGATCCCGGCTAACGGAGTAGTTAACACTGGTGGCAACCCGAACCTCGCTTCTAATACTGTCACCGTTACAAACGATGTTACAGCTCCGGTTGTAACGGCCGTAACTGTTCCAGCCAATGGTTATTACAAAGCAGGAGACGTGCTGAACTTCACTGTTAACTTCAGTGAGAACATCACAGCAGCTACAACAGGCGGCACTCCTTATCTGACAGTCACCCTGAGCACCGGTACAGTAAGAGCTGGCTACACAGGTACAGCGGCTAACGCAGTTACCTTCAGCTACATCGTACGTCCGGGCGATATGGATCTGGATGGCATCACTGTAGGCACCATCACCCTGAACGGCGGTACATTCCAGGATGTAGCGACCAACGATGCGGATGTGACACTGCACAACATCGGTAACACTACCGGCGTGTTGGTACACACTGCGTCTCCTTCAGTACAGTTGTCTACTACCGCGGCTTCCCGCGTAAATGCACCATTCACTGTAACTGTTACCTTCAACGAAGCAGTGACCGGTCTGGCCATCGCCGACTTCACCGTTACCAACGGTACTGCTGGCAGTCTGCAAACAGCAGATAACATCACTTACACAGTAGTGGTAACACCAGCTGTTGACGGTGCTGTAACCATCCAGCTGCCAACCGGTACAGTGGTGAACGTTGTTGGTAATGTAAACACAGCATCCAACATCCTCAGTCTGACCTACGACGTAACAGCTCCTGTTGTTACAACGGGTCTGGCATTTGAAACGCTGGAAAGAAGTGCAGTAGGTGCTACTGTCGGTACTGTAACCGCTACTGAAGTGGCAGGCACCCTGCAGAACTGGACTATTGCAACTGACGATTCTAATGGCGCCTTCGCTATCGACGCGAATGGCAACATCACAGTGAAAGACCAGGCGAAACTGAACGCTAAGGCAAACAGCACTGTCACCCTGACTGTTACAGTCAGCGACGGACTGAACACCAGCGTAGCAACACCGGTTACTGTGAAAGTACTGCCGGTGAATCTGGCTCCAAGCCTCGATCCGATCAGTGATGAGACTGTTTGTCCTTCGGACGACATCCACACGATCAACCTGAACGGCGCTTCCGCAGGAGAGGCTGCACAGACCTTCTCCTTCAGGATCAGCACTGATAAACCAGCTAACTTCGACCAGCTGAGCGTTAGCTCAACTTCAGGTCAGGTTACCTATCAGCTGAAACCTACAGCTACCGGAACAGCTACTGTTACTGTTACTATCCAGGATAACGGCGGTACAGCTAACGGTGGTGTAGATACGCTGCGCCGTTCATTCACTATCACTGTAGCTACCCTGGGCCAGGTAGACATCACCAGCGATAAAGGCAACTCCATCTCTAAAGGAGATGTGGTTAACCTGACCGCGACCGGTGGTACTATCTTCAAATGGGATAACGCAACTGGCATTATCAGTGGCCAGAACAGCGCGGTACTGGTAGTAAGACCAATGGAGAACACGACTTACCGTGTGACAGTAAGCAACGCTGCAGGTTGCAGTAACACTGCTGAATTCACGCTGAATGTAGTCGAAGACTTCAAGGTGGAAGCGACCAACCTCCTGACGCCAAATGGTGATGGTGTGAATGATAAATGGGTGATCCGTAATCTGGACAGCTATCCTGATAATGAACTGAAGATCTACGACCGCGCAGGCCGTCTGGTTTACACACGCAGGAATTACGCAAATGAGTGGGATGGTACCCTGAACGGCAGTCCGCTGGGCGAAGGTACTTACTACTACATCCTGACAATTCAGGGCGGTGCTAAAACAGCAAAAGGTTATATCACGATTATCAGAGACAGAAGATAA
- a CDS encoding PorP/SprF family type IX secretion system membrane protein, producing the protein MNYKLKIRSLIVSSLLAAGISQQAGAQSLSNAQALLEPSGTQYFQNQYLSNPAMAGIEAGVHINAAYRRQWTGIDGAPTTKFFSADAAMGNRVGGGVHVFNDVAGLINRTRVAMTYAYHLPLTNPDQQLHFGLSLAWNVQRLDTKAVNGDPNDPSIGGFNRRDNYFEAEYGMAYTDTKLTLQAAIPNVRSLFTGDNKAVDGGGIFFTAASYRFAVNESVSSIEPKICYRGVRGYDNILDAGVNVSFLNDVANVMAMYHTSKSLTAGIGVNILKTVGIQAMYTTQTGGIKTYVDGTYEIGATINLFK; encoded by the coding sequence ATGAATTACAAACTAAAAATACGTTCGTTAATTGTCAGCAGCCTCTTGGCTGCTGGCATTAGCCAACAGGCAGGTGCACAATCTCTCAGTAATGCACAGGCATTGCTGGAGCCTTCAGGCACCCAGTATTTTCAGAACCAGTATCTGAGTAATCCGGCAATGGCTGGTATTGAGGCAGGTGTACATATCAATGCCGCCTACCGCCGCCAGTGGACCGGTATTGATGGTGCGCCTACGACAAAGTTCTTCTCTGCAGATGCAGCGATGGGTAACAGGGTCGGCGGTGGCGTACACGTCTTCAATGATGTGGCGGGTCTGATCAACAGGACGCGTGTGGCAATGACTTACGCTTACCACCTGCCCCTGACCAATCCTGATCAGCAGCTGCATTTCGGTCTGTCGCTGGCCTGGAACGTTCAACGCCTTGACACCAAAGCTGTCAACGGTGATCCGAATGATCCTTCCATCGGTGGATTCAACCGCCGCGATAACTATTTTGAGGCGGAATACGGTATGGCCTATACCGACACCAAACTAACGTTGCAGGCGGCTATCCCGAACGTGAGAAGTCTCTTCACAGGCGATAATAAAGCTGTTGATGGCGGTGGTATCTTCTTTACCGCTGCATCCTACCGCTTCGCAGTGAATGAGTCTGTCAGCTCCATCGAGCCGAAGATCTGCTACCGCGGTGTCCGTGGATATGACAATATCCTGGATGCAGGTGTGAACGTATCTTTCCTGAATGATGTGGCGAACGTAATGGCTATGTATCATACTTCAAAAAGTCTGACGGCCGGTATTGGTGTCAACATCCTGAAAACTGTAGGTATACAGGCTATGTATACCACACAGACAGGTGGCATCAAAACCTATGTTGATGGCACCTATGAAATAGGCGCAACTATCAACCTGTTCAAATAA